In one Mycobacteroides chelonae genomic region, the following are encoded:
- a CDS encoding sulfate/molybdate ABC transporter ATP-binding protein, translating to MSELRFEAEHSGRGVHAAFTVAPGETLAIVGPNGAGKSTLLGLIAGLLRPDSGEIRLGDHVLTNCATGTFVPTHRRRTALLLQEASLFPHLTVARNVEFGMRARHRDEVPALRDRWLESVGARDLARRRPGELSGGQAQRVAIARALATEPDLVLLDEPLAGLDAASAPEIRALLGRVLGRGGQSALIVTHDIMDAVAIADRVMVLDSGHIVELGDTATVLARPTSKFGARFAGVNLIAGTVGEDGALHADGIVIHGAWSGADSPEPGQHAVAVFGPRAVGVHLSPPGGSPRNVIAVAVSTLSAHGDSVVVTATAGPAIFTAHITAAAAAELKLTPEESAYFAVKAHEVVIQAAQ from the coding sequence ATGAGTGAGTTGCGATTCGAGGCAGAGCATTCCGGTCGGGGTGTACACGCCGCATTCACCGTTGCGCCCGGAGAGACCTTGGCGATCGTCGGCCCCAATGGGGCCGGTAAGTCCACATTGCTCGGGCTCATTGCCGGACTGCTGCGACCCGACTCCGGTGAGATCCGCCTCGGCGATCACGTGCTGACGAACTGTGCCACAGGCACTTTCGTCCCGACCCATCGGCGACGTACGGCGCTCCTGCTGCAAGAAGCCTCGTTGTTTCCGCACCTGACGGTCGCGCGCAACGTCGAGTTCGGGATGCGCGCCCGGCATCGAGATGAGGTGCCTGCTCTGCGCGATCGCTGGCTGGAATCGGTCGGCGCGCGCGACCTTGCCCGACGCCGGCCGGGCGAACTGTCCGGGGGGCAGGCGCAGCGAGTGGCGATCGCCCGTGCCTTGGCCACCGAACCGGACCTGGTGCTGCTCGACGAGCCGCTCGCCGGCCTCGATGCCGCGAGCGCGCCGGAAATCCGGGCCTTATTGGGCCGGGTGCTGGGCCGCGGTGGCCAGAGCGCTCTGATCGTCACGCACGACATCATGGACGCCGTCGCCATCGCCGACCGGGTGATGGTCCTGGACTCCGGCCACATCGTGGAGCTGGGAGATACCGCGACCGTATTGGCCCGTCCGACCAGCAAGTTTGGTGCCCGGTTCGCGGGCGTGAACCTGATCGCAGGCACCGTGGGCGAGGACGGAGCCCTGCACGCGGACGGCATCGTCATCCACGGCGCGTGGTCTGGCGCCGACAGTCCCGAGCCGGGCCAGCATGCCGTCGCGGTGTTCGGGCCGCGTGCGGTGGGCGTGCATCTGTCCCCGCCGGGCGGCAGCCCGCGCAACGTCATCGCGGTGGCCGTGTCGACCCTGAGCGCTCATGGCGACAGCGTGGTTGTAACGGCAACCGCGGGGCCCGCGATATTCACGGCACACATCACCGCGGCTGCCGCGGCAGAGCTAAAGCTGACACCCGAGGAGTCGGCATACTTTGCCGTGAAGGCTCACGAGGTCGTCATTCAGGCGGCGCAGTAG
- a CDS encoding APA family fibronectin-binding glycoprotein has protein sequence MQQPRATLAAKRVQRARVMAAAVAVASLSGAGAITLVAGPADQSPTSVRTAEINLVTTDAPPPPATPAPGQPAPNPETPTTVMTPPASPPPGTAAPTPAPGAPADAARINNDQGGFSYVVPQGWAQADARRLTYGSALLTNPAAPNGSILLGRLDLKLFAGAEPDNQKAARRLASDMGEFFMPYPGNRVNQEDQSFEVAGMPAASSYYEVKFDDAAKEPGQIWAAAVGKGKDRWFIVWLGTAASPVDKGVAKALTDSVRPWTPPAPATPPAGQPADPNQPAPAPADPNQPAPVPADPNQPPAPAAPGAPAPEPAAPGQPVPPPPPAAPAAPGVPV, from the coding sequence ATGCAGCAACCACGGGCAACTTTGGCCGCCAAGCGGGTGCAACGGGCGCGGGTGATGGCAGCTGCCGTCGCCGTGGCCTCGCTGTCGGGGGCAGGGGCGATAACGCTTGTCGCCGGACCGGCTGATCAGTCGCCGACGTCGGTACGCACGGCGGAAATCAATCTGGTGACCACCGATGCGCCGCCGCCACCCGCAACGCCTGCGCCCGGCCAACCGGCACCCAACCCGGAGACTCCGACAACCGTGATGACGCCTCCGGCGTCACCTCCGCCCGGTACTGCCGCACCCACTCCGGCACCCGGTGCGCCGGCAGATGCCGCGCGCATCAACAATGACCAGGGTGGATTCAGTTATGTTGTGCCCCAAGGCTGGGCGCAAGCGGACGCGCGCAGGCTGACATACGGTTCGGCGCTGCTGACCAACCCAGCGGCGCCAAACGGCAGCATTCTCCTGGGTCGCCTCGATCTGAAGCTCTTCGCGGGCGCCGAGCCTGACAACCAGAAGGCCGCACGCAGGCTCGCTTCGGATATGGGTGAGTTCTTCATGCCGTACCCGGGGAACCGCGTCAACCAGGAGGATCAGAGCTTCGAAGTGGCGGGCATGCCCGCGGCGTCCTCGTACTACGAGGTGAAGTTCGACGACGCCGCCAAGGAGCCCGGTCAGATCTGGGCCGCTGCCGTGGGCAAGGGCAAGGATCGTTGGTTCATCGTGTGGCTCGGCACGGCGGCATCTCCGGTGGACAAGGGAGTGGCCAAGGCCCTCACCGACTCGGTTCGCCCGTGGACCCCGCCCGCTCCTGCCACGCCTCCGGCCGGGCAGCCCGCCGATCCGAACCAGCCGGCACCCGCGCCTGCGGACCCGAACCAGCCCGCGCCTGTGCCTGCCGATCCCAACCAGCCACCGGCTCCTGCGGCACCGGGTGCACCGGCGCCCGAACCCGCTGCTCCGGGGCAGCCCGTGCCACCGCCACCTCCAGCGGCGCCAGCAGCACCCGGGGTTCCGGTCTAA
- a CDS encoding GlsB/YeaQ/YmgE family stress response membrane protein: MVLNIIWMIILGLIVGWIARLIVPGKENFGWIVTALLGIVGGYVGGTLGSLVFAPHKFTVTPPINHAFLGALVGAVILLVVYKFIAGKTKS; encoded by the coding sequence ATGGTGTTGAACATCATTTGGATGATCATTCTTGGCCTGATCGTTGGCTGGATCGCCCGGTTGATCGTGCCTGGCAAGGAGAACTTCGGCTGGATCGTGACAGCGTTGCTGGGCATCGTCGGTGGTTACGTCGGCGGGACGCTGGGAAGTCTGGTGTTCGCCCCTCACAAGTTCACGGTTACCCCGCCGATCAATCACGCCTTCCTGGGAGCACTGGTCGGCGCGGTGATTCTGCTGGTCGTCTACAAGTTCATCGCCGGGAAAACCAAAAGCTAG
- a CDS encoding bifunctional nitrate reductase/sulfite reductase flavoprotein subunit alpha, giving the protein MTELSAPPTARRAACSYCGVGCGVVVRAERSSAGPVTIATVEGDTLHPSNQGRLCTKGATQAQLMAAEGRMTAAHIRPARGTEPVPAPLAATTAEAGRRLRHILDTHGPDAIALYVSGQMSLEAQYLANKLAKGYIRTTQIESNSRLCMASAGTGYSQSLGADGPPGSYSDIEQSDLFLVMGANMADCHPILFLRMADRLGSGARLIVVDPRRTATAERADLFMQITPGTDLALLNGLLHLLVENGDIDSGFIAEHTEGWAGMPEFLAGYPPVTVAAITGLAEDDIRTAARWIGEAREWMTLWTMGLNQSTHGTWNTNAICNLHLATGAICRPGSGPFSLTGQPNAMGGREMGYMGPGLPGQRSVKSLADREFVERHWHLAPGSIREEFGTGTVDMFTQMAAGDIKACWIICTNPVASVANRQNVIDGLRRAELVISQDAFLATATNEYADVLLPAALWAESDGVSVNSERTVTLTNRAADPPGDAQPDWRLICDVALAMGFGDGFDYASSEEIFDEIRGFWNPRTGYDMRGASYARLRQGPVQWPCPPEDSGERNPIRYLNDGVSQGLHIGEDGTIPRLAFPTPSRRAVFHARAHRDPAETPGDGYPMVLNTGRLQHHWHTLTKTGRIKTLERLHPSPFVEIHPRDAATLGISEGDIVDIASRRGTAELPAIISDRVKPGSCFAPFHWNDAQGPGLAINAVTNDAVDPDSLQPEFKVSAVMLRPTGRSVVHEVLDRPAQALGDIAILWTSQTGNAETVATSVHGLLATAGISATLTAMDECAPVDLGEVRTAVLIASSFGEGGPPDNGAQFWSALSGDTRSLNHMRYAVLGFGDRAYADFCGHAKALDARLLELGATPVLARVDGEANDRALIAAWTADLLEAIGDGTDASVEAVRRLRSDGLPTAAPELFTRDAPILAALSHNEVLSAPGSGKEVRRIEFDLTGHDVDYSVGDALGVYPTNREEDVQRWLTATGFDAELPITIDGGELPLGTALASHYDICRVTDDLLRFVAERRGDKLAIKLLRGPDTATRERWLRGRNALDVLREFPVRAGIEEWQQVLIRLTPRQYSISSSPLVSPKSIALTVSIVRFQGPDGSARGGVGSTFLADRAQRLPVPIFLQKSPHFRPPDSSDTPMIMVGPGTGIAPFRGFLQERRALGHSGPNWLFFGDQHRTQHFYYRDELDGFLRDGSLRRLDLAFSRDQQKRIYVQHRMMEQGAQIWRWLADGAHLYVCGDASRMAKDVDSALLAIAQKHGRMSPEEALEFRKELVAGKRYVRDVY; this is encoded by the coding sequence GTGACCGAACTCAGCGCGCCGCCCACCGCGCGCCGTGCCGCCTGCTCGTATTGCGGTGTCGGCTGCGGTGTGGTGGTGCGGGCCGAGAGAAGTTCGGCGGGTCCGGTCACCATCGCAACCGTCGAGGGCGACACCCTGCACCCAAGCAATCAGGGACGCCTGTGCACCAAGGGCGCCACGCAGGCCCAGCTGATGGCCGCCGAAGGACGCATGACGGCGGCGCATATCCGTCCCGCGCGCGGGACGGAGCCGGTTCCGGCCCCATTGGCGGCGACAACCGCCGAGGCCGGCAGGCGATTACGCCACATCCTCGACACCCATGGACCCGATGCGATTGCCCTGTACGTATCCGGCCAGATGAGCCTGGAGGCGCAGTATCTCGCTAACAAGCTCGCCAAGGGTTATATCCGGACCACGCAGATCGAGTCCAACTCGCGGCTCTGCATGGCCAGTGCGGGAACCGGATACAGCCAGTCATTGGGAGCCGACGGGCCGCCCGGGTCGTATTCCGATATCGAGCAGAGCGATCTGTTCCTCGTCATGGGTGCGAACATGGCCGACTGCCATCCGATTCTGTTCCTGCGCATGGCCGATCGGCTCGGCAGCGGAGCACGGCTGATCGTGGTCGATCCGCGCCGCACCGCCACTGCCGAACGCGCTGATCTGTTCATGCAGATCACCCCCGGTACCGACCTGGCCCTGCTCAACGGACTGCTGCATCTGCTTGTGGAGAACGGCGATATCGACTCCGGGTTCATCGCCGAGCACACCGAGGGCTGGGCGGGGATGCCGGAGTTCCTCGCCGGTTATCCACCTGTGACGGTCGCGGCTATCACGGGCCTGGCCGAGGACGATATCCGCACCGCCGCCCGGTGGATCGGGGAGGCGCGCGAATGGATGACGTTGTGGACCATGGGCCTCAACCAGAGCACTCATGGCACCTGGAACACCAACGCGATCTGCAATCTGCATCTGGCTACCGGTGCCATCTGCCGCCCCGGCAGCGGACCGTTCTCGCTGACCGGCCAGCCAAATGCGATGGGCGGCAGGGAAATGGGTTACATGGGCCCGGGGTTGCCGGGACAGCGCTCGGTGAAATCCCTCGCCGATCGAGAATTCGTCGAGCGGCACTGGCACCTCGCACCCGGTTCCATCCGCGAGGAGTTCGGCACCGGAACCGTGGATATGTTTACCCAGATGGCCGCCGGCGATATCAAGGCGTGCTGGATCATCTGCACCAATCCGGTTGCCTCGGTGGCTAACCGGCAGAATGTGATCGACGGACTGCGCCGGGCCGAGCTGGTGATCAGCCAGGATGCCTTCCTCGCGACGGCCACCAATGAATACGCCGATGTGCTCTTGCCCGCCGCGCTGTGGGCCGAATCAGATGGCGTGTCAGTCAACTCGGAGCGCACGGTAACGCTGACCAACCGGGCCGCCGATCCGCCGGGGGATGCGCAGCCCGACTGGCGCCTGATTTGCGATGTCGCCCTCGCGATGGGATTCGGCGACGGTTTCGACTACGCGTCAAGCGAGGAGATTTTCGACGAGATCCGCGGATTCTGGAATCCACGGACCGGATACGACATGCGCGGGGCGAGCTACGCGCGACTGCGTCAAGGACCCGTGCAATGGCCTTGTCCACCCGAAGATTCGGGGGAGCGGAATCCCATTCGCTATCTCAACGACGGAGTCAGCCAAGGCCTGCATATCGGCGAGGACGGCACCATTCCGCGGCTGGCGTTCCCCACCCCGTCGCGGCGGGCGGTGTTCCACGCCCGTGCCCACCGCGACCCCGCGGAAACCCCCGGTGACGGGTATCCCATGGTCTTGAACACCGGTCGTTTGCAACATCATTGGCATACTCTCACCAAAACCGGCCGCATCAAGACGCTCGAGCGGCTCCATCCGTCCCCGTTCGTGGAGATCCACCCCCGCGACGCCGCCACACTCGGCATCTCCGAAGGCGATATCGTCGATATCGCCTCGCGGCGTGGCACCGCCGAACTCCCGGCGATCATCAGCGACAGGGTCAAACCCGGCAGCTGCTTTGCGCCCTTCCACTGGAACGACGCGCAGGGGCCCGGATTGGCGATCAACGCGGTGACCAACGACGCCGTCGACCCGGATTCGCTACAGCCCGAGTTCAAGGTCAGCGCGGTGATGCTGCGTCCCACCGGACGGAGCGTTGTCCACGAGGTGCTCGACAGGCCGGCACAAGCATTGGGCGACATAGCAATTCTGTGGACATCGCAAACCGGCAACGCCGAGACTGTGGCCACCTCGGTGCACGGGCTGCTGGCGACAGCGGGAATCTCCGCCACACTCACCGCGATGGACGAGTGCGCCCCCGTCGATCTCGGCGAGGTTCGAACAGCCGTACTCATCGCCAGCAGTTTCGGCGAGGGTGGCCCACCCGATAACGGCGCGCAATTCTGGTCCGCACTGTCCGGCGATACCAGGTCCTTGAACCACATGCGTTATGCGGTGCTGGGGTTCGGCGACCGGGCTTACGCGGATTTCTGTGGTCACGCAAAGGCGCTCGACGCCCGGCTGCTCGAGCTCGGCGCCACCCCGGTACTGGCCCGGGTAGACGGCGAGGCGAATGACCGAGCGCTGATCGCGGCGTGGACCGCGGACCTGCTGGAGGCGATTGGGGATGGCACCGACGCCAGCGTCGAGGCGGTCAGACGATTGCGCAGCGACGGGCTGCCGACGGCCGCGCCGGAACTTTTCACCCGCGACGCGCCGATCCTGGCGGCGTTGTCACACAACGAGGTCCTCTCCGCGCCGGGCTCCGGCAAGGAGGTACGGCGCATCGAGTTCGACCTGACCGGCCACGATGTGGACTACTCGGTGGGAGATGCTCTCGGCGTCTATCCGACGAACCGCGAGGAAGATGTCCAACGCTGGCTCACTGCAACAGGTTTCGATGCGGAGTTGCCGATCACGATCGATGGGGGCGAGCTGCCCCTGGGTACCGCGCTCGCCAGCCACTACGACATCTGCCGCGTCACCGATGACCTGCTGCGTTTCGTCGCCGAGCGGCGCGGCGACAAACTGGCCATCAAGCTGTTGCGCGGCCCCGACACCGCGACGCGCGAGCGGTGGCTACGGGGCCGTAATGCCCTCGACGTGCTGCGCGAGTTCCCCGTCCGTGCCGGTATCGAGGAGTGGCAACAGGTTCTGATCCGACTCACCCCACGCCAGTACTCGATCTCGTCCAGCCCCTTGGTCAGCCCGAAATCCATTGCATTGACCGTGTCCATCGTTCGGTTCCAGGGGCCCGACGGTTCGGCCCGTGGAGGTGTGGGATCGACCTTTCTGGCCGATCGTGCACAGCGGCTGCCCGTCCCGATCTTTCTGCAGAAATCGCCGCATTTCCGCCCGCCCGATTCCTCGGACACGCCGATGATCATGGTCGGTCCCGGGACCGGTATCGCCCCATTCCGCGGGTTCCTGCAGGAACGCCGCGCTCTGGGCCACTCCGGACCCAACTGGTTGTTCTTCGGCGACCAGCACCGCACCCAGCATTTCTACTACCGCGACGAGCTCGACGGCTTCCTGCGTGATGGCTCCCTGCGCCGACTTGACCTCGCGTTCTCGCGCGACCAGCAAAAACGCATCTATGTCCAGCACCGCATGATGGAGCAGGGGGCACAGATATGGCGGTGGCTCGCTGACGGCGCGCATCTCTACGTGTGCGGAGACGCCAGCCGGATGGCCAAGGACGTGGACAGCGCATTACTGGCCATCGCCCAGAAGCACGGGCGGATGTCGCCCGAGGAGGCTCTTGAGTTTCGTAAGGAGCTCGTCGCCGGGAAACGGTACGTCCGCGACGTGTACTGA
- the crcB gene encoding fluoride efflux transporter CrcB, with the protein MGPNVTGAQREESVRPLHLRPYALLWVFLGGVCGTALRYWFEKMWPATGAAWPWGTFAVNLTGAFILGALLETLTLLGPDGGWRQRARLFVGTGICGAFTTYSAFALEISTLARNGFAGLGVGYALVSITVGLAAAMAGIAAAAAVLGRYSGGSA; encoded by the coding sequence ATGGGACCGAATGTGACAGGTGCGCAGCGCGAAGAGTCCGTGCGACCCCTACATCTGCGACCGTATGCCCTGCTGTGGGTTTTTCTCGGCGGCGTGTGTGGAACCGCCTTGCGGTATTGGTTCGAGAAGATGTGGCCGGCTACCGGCGCGGCCTGGCCTTGGGGGACCTTTGCGGTCAACCTGACCGGAGCGTTCATCCTCGGGGCGCTGCTGGAAACCCTCACACTGCTGGGCCCGGACGGCGGTTGGCGCCAACGCGCCCGGTTGTTTGTCGGCACGGGCATCTGCGGCGCCTTCACCACGTACAGCGCCTTCGCCCTGGAGATCAGCACTCTCGCCCGCAACGGATTTGCGGGATTGGGCGTGGGGTACGCACTGGTCAGCATCACGGTCGGTCTGGCCGCCGCCATGGCCGGGATAGCTGCCGCCGCCGCGGTACTGGGGCGGTACTCGGGAGGTTCCGCGTGA
- the crcB gene encoding fluoride efflux transporter CrcB yields MTVIAVILAGALGAVARFVVDSLIKHRRTFRFPWATLLINLSGSALIGVVAGTVIFHHSSSALLAVVGTGFCGGYTTFSTASVESVRLLERREWSLALYNTFGTLLGTVGACVAGLALAWSIA; encoded by the coding sequence GTGACGGTTATCGCCGTGATTCTCGCCGGGGCTTTGGGTGCGGTAGCGCGCTTCGTCGTCGATTCGCTCATCAAGCATCGCCGGACCTTCCGCTTCCCATGGGCGACGCTCCTCATCAACCTCAGCGGATCGGCCCTTATCGGCGTGGTGGCGGGCACCGTGATCTTCCACCATTCGTCGTCGGCCCTGCTGGCTGTCGTGGGGACTGGGTTCTGTGGCGGCTATACGACTTTCAGCACCGCGAGTGTGGAATCGGTCAGGCTTCTCGAGCGGCGTGAATGGTCACTCGCCCTGTACAACACGTTCGGCACGCTGCTGGGCACCGTCGGGGCCTGTGTCGCGGGACTAGCGCTGGCGTGGTCGATAGCGTGA
- a CDS encoding universal stress protein, with protein MTESSGVHVVVGWDRYPPSTAALRFGIDMARRLGACMHVVHILDMDDEPMDIDTDSWEAQAGNAVTAAEAEAVEQLAGQEVAWKYHRAQGPAAAALLGVAQQYEAMMIILGSPRGGLASALDALLGQSVSHRLIGAKRVPLVLVPAT; from the coding sequence ATGACCGAATCGTCAGGTGTGCACGTGGTAGTCGGATGGGACAGATACCCGCCGAGCACTGCCGCGCTGCGCTTCGGGATCGATATGGCCCGGCGCCTGGGCGCCTGCATGCACGTGGTGCACATCCTCGATATGGACGACGAGCCGATGGACATCGACACCGACAGCTGGGAAGCGCAGGCAGGCAACGCTGTTACCGCTGCCGAGGCTGAGGCTGTCGAACAGCTTGCGGGCCAGGAAGTGGCCTGGAAGTACCACCGCGCGCAGGGACCCGCTGCCGCCGCCCTTCTGGGCGTGGCACAGCAGTATGAGGCGATGATGATCATTCTGGGTAGCCCCCGGGGAGGGTTGGCGTCCGCGCTGGATGCGTTGCTCGGGCAGTCGGTGTCGCATCGCCTCATCGGCGCGAAAAGGGTTCCGCTCGTTCTCGTGCCCGCCACCTGA
- a CDS encoding GNAT family N-acetyltransferase, translated as MSSKSILRSVVDLGPVTIGGVTVLLRPPRLADGPSWRETALAFTERLSPAFNRDDMDWESAHSPVIWVDTWRSALADARAGGVSYLLVRIDDGIERVVGQFSMTGRDPRTGGAEISSWAVDVPSAVSGWAQLVTVLAAFEGNPAIPHALAPVAVSNVRANRFCESMGWAQLQTRRALRKYDGQISDHNMWVLANTAEYRDWVRQRLAEIPATRTLLAPTVSRRPDAGYLAAWARFAAIRVRQRISATLRPAPTESSLETSTTNGEVVHIAPAGRGQFRVAVAERTAGSIDVYTDVGTSTTELVPRFEPWVSRDAGACALSALASHVAARPDGSRRTVVAVSGADGTLADQLARRGFVDEGEAPATLGDGGTARRMWTLLAGPLPK; from the coding sequence GTGTCTAGCAAATCCATCCTCCGGTCCGTGGTGGACCTTGGGCCGGTCACGATCGGCGGGGTCACGGTACTGCTACGGCCGCCCCGGCTCGCGGATGGTCCATCCTGGCGGGAGACCGCGCTGGCTTTCACCGAGCGGCTGTCACCGGCGTTCAATCGTGACGACATGGATTGGGAGAGCGCGCATTCTCCGGTTATCTGGGTGGACACCTGGCGTTCGGCGCTTGCCGATGCACGCGCAGGCGGAGTCTCATACCTGCTGGTAAGGATCGATGACGGCATCGAGAGAGTCGTTGGGCAGTTCTCGATGACCGGCAGGGATCCACGAACCGGGGGCGCCGAGATCTCCAGCTGGGCGGTCGATGTGCCCTCGGCCGTGAGCGGGTGGGCACAGCTGGTCACGGTGCTGGCTGCCTTTGAGGGAAACCCTGCGATTCCACACGCGTTGGCGCCCGTGGCGGTATCAAACGTGCGCGCAAACAGATTCTGCGAATCCATGGGCTGGGCCCAGCTACAGACACGTCGTGCTCTGCGTAAATACGATGGGCAGATCTCAGACCACAACATGTGGGTGCTCGCCAATACGGCCGAGTACCGAGATTGGGTAAGGCAGCGCCTCGCGGAAATTCCCGCCACGAGAACGCTTCTCGCGCCCACCGTGTCCCGCAGGCCGGACGCTGGATACCTCGCCGCGTGGGCCCGATTCGCGGCGATTCGCGTCCGGCAGCGGATCAGTGCCACACTGCGGCCCGCACCGACTGAGTCCTCACTCGAAACCTCCACCACCAATGGGGAAGTGGTGCATATCGCACCGGCTGGTCGCGGGCAGTTCCGGGTGGCGGTGGCTGAGCGCACGGCCGGTTCGATTGATGTCTATACCGATGTCGGCACGTCCACAACGGAATTGGTGCCACGATTCGAGCCGTGGGTGTCCCGCGATGCCGGCGCGTGCGCACTGTCCGCACTCGCAAGCCATGTTGCCGCTCGCCCCGACGGGTCGCGCCGGACGGTCGTTGCGGTCAGCGGCGCGGATGGCACGCTCGCGGACCAGCTTGCCCGCCGTGGTTTTGTCGACGAGGGTGAGGCGCCGGCGACCCTGGGTGACGGTGGTACCGCGCGGCGTATGTGGACGCTGCTGGCGGGCCCGCTTCCAAAATAG
- a CDS encoding GNAT family N-acetyltransferase — protein sequence MTVMLRIPRLSDGSSWRETNLRYEKRLAPAFSHPDMPWSTAHSPYMWIHTWKQALSDAARGWVSYLLVHLDGGREHVVGHLAMAGRHPRTGGAEVSTWTAGVPHSVTRWAQASLIIAGFEADPRVPHAVAPLAVENIAVQRLAQSVGWSQLQTCRRLRMYDGNPTDHQIWFQGNTIENLAALRRTRDALSGNITSWTTSGRRAAVSWSDLLARGRYELRNYRRRVAADANSSVAVTVSGTSLGSVEIAVDQGSSTTELIGRPRPDVSEDELTATIADLAGRLMGAPSPTRRIVVAVRDEDRSLTGALAVHGFRNEGRTLPTLGDASTNRQLWAGVSDN from the coding sequence ATGACCGTAATGCTGCGCATTCCGCGGCTCTCCGATGGCTCATCGTGGCGGGAAACCAACCTGCGCTACGAAAAGCGGCTGGCACCGGCGTTCAGCCATCCGGACATGCCGTGGTCGACAGCGCATTCGCCGTACATGTGGATTCACACCTGGAAGCAGGCACTCTCCGATGCCGCGCGTGGCTGGGTCTCGTATCTGCTCGTGCACCTCGATGGAGGCCGCGAACACGTCGTCGGCCACTTGGCCATGGCGGGGCGACATCCGCGAACGGGGGGCGCCGAGGTATCAACATGGACGGCCGGTGTTCCACACAGCGTCACCCGGTGGGCGCAGGCATCGCTCATCATCGCCGGATTCGAGGCTGATCCCCGGGTTCCGCACGCGGTGGCGCCGCTCGCGGTGGAGAACATCGCGGTGCAGCGACTTGCCCAGTCGGTGGGCTGGTCGCAGCTACAGACATGCCGCCGATTGCGCATGTACGACGGAAACCCCACCGATCATCAGATCTGGTTTCAGGGCAACACCATCGAGAACCTGGCGGCGTTACGCCGGACGCGAGACGCCCTGTCCGGCAACATCACCAGCTGGACGACGTCAGGGCGCCGCGCGGCGGTTTCCTGGAGCGATCTGCTGGCGCGCGGTCGCTACGAACTGCGCAACTACAGACGGCGCGTCGCTGCCGATGCGAATAGTTCAGTCGCGGTGACGGTTTCGGGGACATCTCTGGGATCTGTCGAGATCGCTGTCGATCAGGGCAGCTCCACCACGGAGCTCATTGGCAGGCCCCGTCCCGATGTGTCTGAGGATGAGCTCACCGCGACCATCGCAGATCTTGCGGGACGCTTGATGGGCGCTCCTTCACCCACTAGGCGGATCGTCGTCGCGGTGCGCGATGAGGATCGGTCCTTGACCGGGGCTCTCGCCGTGCACGGTTTCCGCAACGAGGGGCGCACCCTGCCCACCCTGGGCGACGCATCCACAAACCGGCAGTTGTGGGCCGGTGTCAGCGACAACTAG
- a CDS encoding DUF6194 family protein: MDEGAIIEYIVTTFPDLQHEVVQGNWFFFQGPERQLPVITLMSNEAFDTYSDLGRPHVYRLNIGISGDTFVKVVPGQDEAIQPDYTEFDQVLPHPEYGGAKWVCVVNPGEDTFAEVLRPLLAEAYARGRDD; this comes from the coding sequence ATGGATGAGGGCGCCATCATCGAATACATCGTCACGACCTTCCCGGATCTGCAGCACGAGGTTGTACAGGGCAATTGGTTCTTCTTCCAAGGCCCCGAACGTCAGCTGCCGGTCATCACCCTGATGTCGAACGAGGCATTCGATACGTACTCCGACCTCGGACGACCGCACGTCTACCGGCTCAACATCGGCATCAGCGGTGACACCTTCGTCAAGGTTGTGCCCGGTCAGGACGAAGCGATCCAGCCCGATTACACCGAGTTCGACCAGGTACTTCCGCATCCCGAGTACGGCGGCGCCAAATGGGTGTGTGTGGTCAATCCAGGTGAGGACACCTTCGCCGAGGTGCTCCGGCCACTGCTGGCGGAGGCATACGCACGGGGTCGTGACGACTAG